A stretch of the Ostrea edulis chromosome 9, xbOstEdul1.1, whole genome shotgun sequence genome encodes the following:
- the LOC125657730 gene encoding zinc transporter ZIP13-like produces MCTMAFYQLPLTVLVIILLVIPPADGEIHRTTLKTGVPNRFSQDVASETRSVMSDPEAERTFYEVFCYSLGGAVLVGLSGIFPLLVIPIEAGPALKHGAAANRLKLLLSFAVGGLLGDVFLHLLPEAWASLNKDGNHDHQGHMKIGLWVLAGILSFLIIEKVFAKEGEFDHMHDDCDSSDEDEDCRNKQISDSAKINGCDLRKRTSLSDNHGKNYKKQTRALKSPQKAEPAASKQSADADTDKESNIKVSGYLNLLANVIDNFTHGLAVGGSFLVSNKVGYVTTLAILLHEIPHEVGDFAILLRSGFNRWKAAKAQMMTATGGILGVITALTAESAESAGESTAWILPFTSGGFIYIALVTVVPDLLDEKHAMESLKQILCLCAGILAMLFVSFIH; encoded by the exons ATGTGTACGATGGCTTTCTATCAGCTGCCGTTAACGGTCCTCGTTATCATTTTACTTGTGATACCACCGGCAGATGGAGAGATACATAGAACGACGTTAAAAACAGGAGTACCCAATCGTTTCTCTCAAGACGTGGCAAGTGAAACTCGATCCGTAATGTCGGATCCAGAGGCTGAGAGAACGTTTTATGAAGTGTTTTGTTATTCTTTAGGAGGCGCTGTGCTTGTAGGCCTCAGTGGTATATTCCCTCTCCTCGTTATCCCTATAGAGGCTGGTCCTGCACTTAAACACGGCG CTGCAGCCAACAGACTGAAGTTATTGTTGAGTTTTGCGGTGGGAGGACTCCTTGGAGATGTGTTTTTGCACCTGCTTCCCGAGGCTTGGGCCAGTCTTAACAAAG atgggaATCATGATCACCAAGGACATATGAAGATTGGTTTATGGGTACTAGCTGGAATCCTCTCATTTCTAATCATTGAAAAAGTATTCGCAAAAGAAGGAGAATTTGATCAT atgcaTGATGATTGTGACTCAAGTGATGAAGACGAAGACTGCCGAAATAAGCAGATTTCAGATTCAGCAAAAATAAATGGTTGTGATTTAAGAAAAAGGACTAGTTTATCTGATAATCAtggaaaaaattacaaaaagcAAACTCGTGCATTAAAATCACCACAGAAAGCTGAACCTGCAGCATCCAAACAGAGCGCAGATGCAGATACAGACAAGGAATCAAATATCAAG GTCAGCGGTTACCTGAACTTATTAGCCAATGTCATAGACAACTTTACCCATGGGCTAGCGGTAGGAGGGAGCTTTCTAGTCAGTAATAAG GTTGGCTATGTAACCACACTGGCCATTCTGTTACATGAAATTCCTCACGAAGTTGGAGATTTCGCCATTCTGCTACGATCAGGTTTCAACAGGTGGAAAGCTGCTAAAGCACAG atgATGACAGCAACTGGAGGAATCTTAGGTGTGATTACAGCATTAACCGCTGAGTCAGCAGAATCTGCTG GGGAAAGTACAGCCTGGATTCTTCCATTTACCTCTGGGGGATTTATCTACATCGCCTTAGTAACCGTTGTCCCAGATCTcttggatgaaaaacatgcAAT